Proteins encoded by one window of Babylonia areolata isolate BAREFJ2019XMU chromosome 8, ASM4173473v1, whole genome shotgun sequence:
- the LOC143285172 gene encoding uncharacterized protein LOC143285172 gives MHTLNLVWTSSYNCFNFCHTFCYTFHTLCCGFCAALHAGAQIATAFFCHVWCGTPCTKAVHFVLMLPRRLVVECVDCMVRPCCEDMGTHLHTFLDT, from the coding sequence ATGCACACGTTGAACCTCGTGTGGACCTCGTCCTACAACTGCTTCAACTTCTGCCACACCTTCTGCTACACATTCCACACCCTCTGCTGCGGCTTCTGTGCTGCGCTGCACGCCGGTGCTCAGATAGCCACCGCCTTCTTCTGCCACGTCTGGTGTGGCACACCGTGTACCAAGGCCGTGCACTTCGTGCTGATGCTGCCCCGGAGACTGGTGGTGGAATGTGTGGACTGCATGGTCAGGCCCTGCTGTGAGGACATGGGCACTCACCTCCACACTTTCCTGGACACGTGA